The Fusobacterium sp. DD2 genome contains a region encoding:
- a CDS encoding flavodoxin family protein — translation MKTLVAYSSLTGNTKKVAESVYEVIEGEKEIISLNKEITADINDFDRIIVGFWVDKGSADARAKKFIKSISGKEVAYICTLGAYPDSEHADKVRERAEKLLSENNRFIGGFLCQGKVDPKLVEKMGKFPLNLIHPLNPERLKRIEDAKSHPDEKDLEDAKKYFINIFEK, via the coding sequence ATGAAAACTTTAGTAGCTTATTCATCACTTACAGGGAATACTAAAAAAGTAGCAGAAAGTGTTTATGAAGTAATTGAAGGAGAAAAGGAGATAATCTCTTTAAATAAGGAGATAACTGCTGATATAAATGATTTTGACAGAATAATTGTTGGATTTTGGGTAGATAAAGGAAGTGCAGATGCAAGAGCCAAAAAATTCATAAAGAGTATATCAGGAAAAGAGGTTGCATATATTTGTACTTTAGGAGCATACCCAGATTCAGAGCATGCAGATAAAGTAAGAGAAAGAGCAGAGAAACTTCTATCAGAAAATAACAGGTTTATAGGAGGATTTTTATGCCAGGGAAAAGTGGACCCAAAACTTGTTGAAAAGATGGGAAAATTTCCTCTAAATCTTATTCATCCATTGAATCCAGAAAGATTGAAAAGAATAGAGGATGCCAAATCACATCCTGATGAAAAAGATTTGGAAGATGCTAAAAAATATTTT